The Ictalurus furcatus strain D&B chromosome 5, Billie_1.0, whole genome shotgun sequence genome includes a region encoding these proteins:
- the LOC128607423 gene encoding fumarylacetoacetate hydrolase domain-containing protein 2 isoform X1 gives MQNCYSQNQVGNQREEMRVVWGSWLSLRRLGHVFSVGSGTRTLTSANMRLVQFRRRGAEGSARVGVESANGVVDLKAFDQTVPSTMREFLELGEKGIECAQRAMSSGKCVLPHTDIQLLAPVTGPDKVVCVGMNYRDHCLEQNAPIPTEPIIFSKFPSSITGPYDNIHLPTKSQEVDWEVELAFVIGKKGKHVKEEDALGHVAGFTVANDVSARDWQMNNGKQWLLGKTFDTFCPLGPALVTTDALKDVHNLGIRCLVNGDVVQDSNTSQLIFKTEKVVAWVSQFVTLYPGDVFLTGTPPGVGVFRKPPIFLKTGDVVECQIEGIGSIRNTVV, from the exons ATGCAGAATTGTTATTCCCAGAATCAGGTAGGGAACCAG agagaggagatgagagtgGTGTGGGGCTCGTGGCTCAGTTTGAGGAGACTTGGTCATGTGTTTTCTGTAGGCTCAGGCACACGCACCCTCACCTCAGCCAACATGCGCCTGGTTCAGTTCCGCCGACGGGGAGCCGAAGGAAGTGCGAGGGTCGGTGTGGAGAGCGCGAACGGCGTCGTCGACCTGAAGGCGTTTGATCAGACCGTCCCGTCCACCATGAGAGAGTTCTTGGAGCTGGGAGAGAAGGGCATAGAGTGTGCTCAGAG AGCCATGTCCAGTGGCAAGTGTGTGCTCCCTCACACTGATATTCAGCTCCTGGCTCCGGTCACCGGCCCGGAcaaggtggtgtgtgtgggtatgaACTACAGAGACCACTGCCTGGAGCAGAATGCCCCCATCCCCACTGAGCCCATCATCTTCAGCAAGTTCCCCTCCTCCATCACGGGCCCCTACGACAACATCCACCTGCCAACCAAGAGCCAG GAGGTGGACTGGGAAGTGGAGCTCGCCTTTGTGAtcggaaaaaaaggaaagcacgTGAAG GAGGAGGACGCTCTCGGTCACGTTGCCGGCTTCACCGTAGCCAATGACGTCAGCGCTCGTGACTGGCAGATGAACAATGGCAAGCAGTGGCTTCTGGGAAAAACATTCGACACATTCTGTCCACTAGGGCCTGCTCTTGTTACCACGGACGCACTGAAGG ACGTCCACAATCTGGGGATCCGGTGCCTGGTAAACGGTGATGTGGTTCAGGACAGCAACACCAGTCAGCTGATCTTTAAGACGGAGAAGGTGGTGGCGTGGGTCTCGCA GTTTGTGACTCTGTACCCAGGCGACGTGTTTCTAACAGGCACACCTCCAGGAGTGGGCGTGTTCAGAAAACCACCCATCTTTCTAAAG ACAGGAGACGTGGTGGAGTGTCAGATCGAGGGGATCGGGTCCATCCGAAACACAGTGGTGTGA
- the LOC128607423 gene encoding fumarylacetoacetate hydrolase domain-containing protein 2 isoform X3 produces MRVVWGSWLSLRRLGHVFSVGSGTRTLTSANMRLVQFRRRGAEGSARVGVESANGVVDLKAFDQTVPSTMREFLELGEKGIECAQRAMSSGKCVLPHTDIQLLAPVTGPDKVVCVGMNYRDHCLEQNAPIPTEPIIFSKFPSSITGPYDNIHLPTKSQEVDWEVELAFVIGKKGKHVKEEDALGHVAGFTVANDVSARDWQMNNGKQWLLGKTFDTFCPLGPALVTTDALKDVHNLGIRCLVNGDVVQDSNTSQLIFKTEKVVAWVSQFVTLYPGDVFLTGTPPGVGVFRKPPIFLKTGDVVECQIEGIGSIRNTVV; encoded by the exons atgagagtgGTGTGGGGCTCGTGGCTCAGTTTGAGGAGACTTGGTCATGTGTTTTCTGTAGGCTCAGGCACACGCACCCTCACCTCAGCCAACATGCGCCTGGTTCAGTTCCGCCGACGGGGAGCCGAAGGAAGTGCGAGGGTCGGTGTGGAGAGCGCGAACGGCGTCGTCGACCTGAAGGCGTTTGATCAGACCGTCCCGTCCACCATGAGAGAGTTCTTGGAGCTGGGAGAGAAGGGCATAGAGTGTGCTCAGAG AGCCATGTCCAGTGGCAAGTGTGTGCTCCCTCACACTGATATTCAGCTCCTGGCTCCGGTCACCGGCCCGGAcaaggtggtgtgtgtgggtatgaACTACAGAGACCACTGCCTGGAGCAGAATGCCCCCATCCCCACTGAGCCCATCATCTTCAGCAAGTTCCCCTCCTCCATCACGGGCCCCTACGACAACATCCACCTGCCAACCAAGAGCCAG GAGGTGGACTGGGAAGTGGAGCTCGCCTTTGTGAtcggaaaaaaaggaaagcacgTGAAG GAGGAGGACGCTCTCGGTCACGTTGCCGGCTTCACCGTAGCCAATGACGTCAGCGCTCGTGACTGGCAGATGAACAATGGCAAGCAGTGGCTTCTGGGAAAAACATTCGACACATTCTGTCCACTAGGGCCTGCTCTTGTTACCACGGACGCACTGAAGG ACGTCCACAATCTGGGGATCCGGTGCCTGGTAAACGGTGATGTGGTTCAGGACAGCAACACCAGTCAGCTGATCTTTAAGACGGAGAAGGTGGTGGCGTGGGTCTCGCA GTTTGTGACTCTGTACCCAGGCGACGTGTTTCTAACAGGCACACCTCCAGGAGTGGGCGTGTTCAGAAAACCACCCATCTTTCTAAAG ACAGGAGACGTGGTGGAGTGTCAGATCGAGGGGATCGGGTCCATCCGAAACACAGTGGTGTGA
- the zgc:152830 gene encoding putative aminopeptidase W07G4.4, which yields MALSVQPVQWTTDYKDKNYDGVLLVAQNFDDLPSELEGLKAPLQDYSAVDSALTDSVVILKVDDLPGHRLVFAPTGPLNRDYDDVRRFSDAAEKGVKRALKAGMQHPLLVCPPHSAYKKNTLAAVLGALQALYLPLELREVRSSPHKVVLLGLWVKDKPQGEHITELAMALESGRVVYRDIGGSDPERMAAPRAAEYVQEVFKDTNVQVKVVSDLRLLEKEYPCLAAVNRCANTVPRHQARVIHLEYCGEGPIQKTLMLVGKGITYDTGGADIKAGGFMAGMHRDKCGSAAVAGFFQILARLKPKQLKVVGSMAMVRNSVGSDCYVADELIVSRAGRRVRVGNTDAEGRMVMVDLLCEMKEKAVNEVSPHLFTIATLTGHAIRAMGPNYSIILDNGAARHEDNGLKWQKAGEVLGDMFEVSTIRREDYEFHKGKSEYEDILQCNNLPSSATPRGHQTPAAFLIMTSGLDQHGLDSEKPLPYSHIDIAGSSGPFPGVPTGAPLLAMATKYVLQN from the exons ATGGCTTTGAG TGTGCAACCTGTTCAGTGGACCACTGACTACAAGGACAAAAA TTACGACGGCGTCCTTTTGGTAGCGCAGAACTTTGACGACCTTCCCAGTGAGCTGGAGGGACTGAAAGCTCCTCTGCAGGATTATAGTGCT GTGGACAGCGCTCTGACGGACAGTGTGGTCATCCTGAAGGTTGATGATTTGCCAGGACACAGGCTGGTGTTCGCCCCTACAGGACCGCTTAACCGAGACTACGATGACGTCAGGCGCTTCAGTGACGCCGCCGAGAAAGGCGTTAAGAG GGCTCTGAAGGCAGGCATGCAGCACCCCCTGCTGGTGTGTCCTCCACACAGCGCTTATAAGAAGAACACCTTAGCGGCGGTCCTGGGAGCCTTGCAAGCTCTGTACCTG CCCCTGGAGCTGCGGGAGGTGAGGTCATCTCCTCATAAAGTGGTTTTATTGGGTTTGTGGGTGAAGGACAAGCCTCAGGGTGAGCACATCACCGAGCTCGCCATGGCTCTGGAGAGCGGAAG ggtagTGTATCGGGACATTGGTGGCTCTGATCCAGAGCGTATGGCTGCACCGCGTGCAGCTGAATACGTGCAGGAAGTTTTCAAGGACACCAACGTGCAG gtgaaGGTGGTGAGTGATTTGAGGCTGTTGGAGAAGGAGTATCCGTGTTTGGCTGCAGTTAATCGCTGTGCTAACA CTGTCCCACGCCATCAGGCCCGAGTGATTCACCTTGAGTATTGTGGGGAGGGACCCATTCAGAAGACCCTTATGCTAGTgggcaag GGCATCACCTATGACACCGGTGGAGCCGACATCAAGGCTGGAGGTTTCATGGCTGGCATGCACAGGGATAAATGTGGATCTGCTGCTGTAGCTGGCTTcttccag ATTCTGGCCAGGCTGAAGCCCAAACAGCTGAAGGTTGTAGGTTCCATGGCGATGGTGCGCAACAGCGTGGGCTCAG ACTGCTACGTGGCTGACGAGCTGATCGTATCTCGAGCTGGTCGCAGAGTGCGTGTTGGCAACACTGATGCCGAGGGACGCATGGTCATGGTGGACCTGCTCTGTGAGATGAAAGAGaag GCGGTGAATGAAGTCTCTCCACATCTCTTCACCATCGCCACTCTGACCGGTCACGCCATCAGAGCCATGGGACCCAATTACTCC ATCATTCTGGATAATGGAGCTGCACGTCATGAAGACAACGGCCTAAAGTGGCAGAAAG cgggTGAGGTCCTGGGCGACATGTTCGAAGTGTCCACTATCCGTAGGGAGGATTACGAGTTCCATAAAGGGAAGTCTGAGTATGAGGACATCCTGCAGTGTAACAACTTGCCCTCCTCTGCCACGCCACGTGGACACCAGACTCCTGCAGCCTTCCTCATCATGACCTCCGGCCTGGaccag CATGGACTGGACTCTGAGAAGCCTCTCCCCTACTCCCATATTGACATCGCTGGTTCCAGTGGTCCTTTCCCAGGAGTCCCCACTGGTGCCCCTCTTCTCGCCATGGCAACCAAATACGTTCTCCAGAACTGA
- the LOC128607423 gene encoding fumarylacetoacetate hydrolase domain-containing protein 2 isoform X4, with translation MRLVQFRRRGAEGSARVGVESANGVVDLKAFDQTVPSTMREFLELGEKGIECAQRAMSSGKCVLPHTDIQLLAPVTGPDKVVCVGMNYRDHCLEQNAPIPTEPIIFSKFPSSITGPYDNIHLPTKSQEVDWEVELAFVIGKKGKHVKEEDALGHVAGFTVANDVSARDWQMNNGKQWLLGKTFDTFCPLGPALVTTDALKDVHNLGIRCLVNGDVVQDSNTSQLIFKTEKVVAWVSQFVTLYPGDVFLTGTPPGVGVFRKPPIFLKTGDVVECQIEGIGSIRNTVV, from the exons ATGCGCCTGGTTCAGTTCCGCCGACGGGGAGCCGAAGGAAGTGCGAGGGTCGGTGTGGAGAGCGCGAACGGCGTCGTCGACCTGAAGGCGTTTGATCAGACCGTCCCGTCCACCATGAGAGAGTTCTTGGAGCTGGGAGAGAAGGGCATAGAGTGTGCTCAGAG AGCCATGTCCAGTGGCAAGTGTGTGCTCCCTCACACTGATATTCAGCTCCTGGCTCCGGTCACCGGCCCGGAcaaggtggtgtgtgtgggtatgaACTACAGAGACCACTGCCTGGAGCAGAATGCCCCCATCCCCACTGAGCCCATCATCTTCAGCAAGTTCCCCTCCTCCATCACGGGCCCCTACGACAACATCCACCTGCCAACCAAGAGCCAG GAGGTGGACTGGGAAGTGGAGCTCGCCTTTGTGAtcggaaaaaaaggaaagcacgTGAAG GAGGAGGACGCTCTCGGTCACGTTGCCGGCTTCACCGTAGCCAATGACGTCAGCGCTCGTGACTGGCAGATGAACAATGGCAAGCAGTGGCTTCTGGGAAAAACATTCGACACATTCTGTCCACTAGGGCCTGCTCTTGTTACCACGGACGCACTGAAGG ACGTCCACAATCTGGGGATCCGGTGCCTGGTAAACGGTGATGTGGTTCAGGACAGCAACACCAGTCAGCTGATCTTTAAGACGGAGAAGGTGGTGGCGTGGGTCTCGCA GTTTGTGACTCTGTACCCAGGCGACGTGTTTCTAACAGGCACACCTCCAGGAGTGGGCGTGTTCAGAAAACCACCCATCTTTCTAAAG ACAGGAGACGTGGTGGAGTGTCAGATCGAGGGGATCGGGTCCATCCGAAACACAGTGGTGTGA
- the LOC128607423 gene encoding fumarylacetoacetate hydrolase domain-containing protein 2 isoform X2: MQNCYSQNQREEMRVVWGSWLSLRRLGHVFSVGSGTRTLTSANMRLVQFRRRGAEGSARVGVESANGVVDLKAFDQTVPSTMREFLELGEKGIECAQRAMSSGKCVLPHTDIQLLAPVTGPDKVVCVGMNYRDHCLEQNAPIPTEPIIFSKFPSSITGPYDNIHLPTKSQEVDWEVELAFVIGKKGKHVKEEDALGHVAGFTVANDVSARDWQMNNGKQWLLGKTFDTFCPLGPALVTTDALKDVHNLGIRCLVNGDVVQDSNTSQLIFKTEKVVAWVSQFVTLYPGDVFLTGTPPGVGVFRKPPIFLKTGDVVECQIEGIGSIRNTVV, encoded by the exons ATGCAGAATTGTTATTCCCAGAATCAG agagaggagatgagagtgGTGTGGGGCTCGTGGCTCAGTTTGAGGAGACTTGGTCATGTGTTTTCTGTAGGCTCAGGCACACGCACCCTCACCTCAGCCAACATGCGCCTGGTTCAGTTCCGCCGACGGGGAGCCGAAGGAAGTGCGAGGGTCGGTGTGGAGAGCGCGAACGGCGTCGTCGACCTGAAGGCGTTTGATCAGACCGTCCCGTCCACCATGAGAGAGTTCTTGGAGCTGGGAGAGAAGGGCATAGAGTGTGCTCAGAG AGCCATGTCCAGTGGCAAGTGTGTGCTCCCTCACACTGATATTCAGCTCCTGGCTCCGGTCACCGGCCCGGAcaaggtggtgtgtgtgggtatgaACTACAGAGACCACTGCCTGGAGCAGAATGCCCCCATCCCCACTGAGCCCATCATCTTCAGCAAGTTCCCCTCCTCCATCACGGGCCCCTACGACAACATCCACCTGCCAACCAAGAGCCAG GAGGTGGACTGGGAAGTGGAGCTCGCCTTTGTGAtcggaaaaaaaggaaagcacgTGAAG GAGGAGGACGCTCTCGGTCACGTTGCCGGCTTCACCGTAGCCAATGACGTCAGCGCTCGTGACTGGCAGATGAACAATGGCAAGCAGTGGCTTCTGGGAAAAACATTCGACACATTCTGTCCACTAGGGCCTGCTCTTGTTACCACGGACGCACTGAAGG ACGTCCACAATCTGGGGATCCGGTGCCTGGTAAACGGTGATGTGGTTCAGGACAGCAACACCAGTCAGCTGATCTTTAAGACGGAGAAGGTGGTGGCGTGGGTCTCGCA GTTTGTGACTCTGTACCCAGGCGACGTGTTTCTAACAGGCACACCTCCAGGAGTGGGCGTGTTCAGAAAACCACCCATCTTTCTAAAG ACAGGAGACGTGGTGGAGTGTCAGATCGAGGGGATCGGGTCCATCCGAAACACAGTGGTGTGA
- the LOC128607421 gene encoding E3 ubiquitin/ISG15 ligase TRIM25-like: MAEAVLTVQDPFCCPVCLDLLMDPVTIPCGHSYCLKCINGWWDQKGLYVCPQCRETFTPRPALKKNTILAELVEAPRKTRLQAACVAVSYAQPGEVECDVCTEKKHKAVKSCMVCLASYCEAHIQTHYDSPALKKHKLVEASVNLQQKICSRHGKLLEIFCHTDQKLICCLCVIDEHSGHKTVLPTAERAERQKQLAEIQKESQQRIQQREKKVRELKQDMESLRLSAQAAVKESERLLTDLIESIEKRRSEVKELIQAQEKAELTLVEGVIENLEKELADLRKRDGELEKLSQTDDHIHFLQSFQSFCVPLAELPKFMIRPQFSTEELRKAVSGVTEQVEKFDKLQLLKSGGHSASLAEPKTREDFMKYFCQLTLDPNTAHHRLRLSEENRKVTVTRQAQNAPDHPERFDMIQQVLCKEALSGRCYWEVEQVSQCNSTIAVAYKSVSRKGQSNESSFEQNDKSWCFTCFKSNYFFRHNNRSIEVPVESFSSRIGVYLDHKAGTLSFYSVSDTVTLLHRVQTTFTQPLYAGFQIYGYNNYFRICGPNL, translated from the exons ATGGCAGAAGCTGTTCTAACAGTGCAGGACCCGTTCTGCTGTCCGGTCTGCCTGGATCTCCTGATGGACCCAGTGACGATTCCATGTGGACACAGTTACTGTCTGAAATGTATTAATGGCTGGTGGGATCAAAAAGGACTCTACGTTTGTCCCCAGTGCAGAGAGACGTTCACTCCGAGGCCTGCTCTCAAGAAAAACACCATACTGGCTGAACTGGTTGAGGCACCGAGGAAGACgagacttcaagcagcttgtgTTGCGGTCTCTTATGCTCAACCTGGAGAAGTAGAGTGCGACGTCTGCACTGAGAAAAAGCACAAAGCCGTCAAGTCCTGTATGGTGTGCCTGGCCTCGTATTGCGAAGCTCACATTCAGACTCACTACGACAGTCCTGCGTTAAAGAAGCACAAACTGGTCGAGGCCTCCGTGAATCTTCAGCAGAAGATCTGCTCTCGGCATGGCAAGCTCCTGGAGATTTTCTGTCACACCGATCAGAAGTTAATTTGTTGCTTGTGTGTAATTGATGAACATAGTGGTCATAAGACGGTCTTACCTACAGCAGAAAGAGCTGAAAGACAG AAGCAATTGGCGGAGATCCAGAAAGAATCCCAGCAGAGAATccaacagagagagaagaaagtaCGAGAGCTGAAACAGGATATGGAGTCTCTGAGG CTCTCTGCACaggctgctgttaaagaaagcGAGAGGCTCTTGACTGATCTAATTGAGTCCATTGAGAAAAGACGCTCGGAGGTGAAGGAACTGATCCAGGCTCAGGAGAAAGCTGAATTGACGCTAGTTGAGGGAGTTATAGAAAACCTGGAGAAGGAGCTTGCTGATCTGAGGAAGAGAGATGGTGAGCTGGAGAAGCTTTCACAGACAGATGACCACATCCATTTCCTCCAG AGTTTCCAGTCTTTCTGTGTCCCTCTAGCAGAATTACCCAAGTTTATGATCAGACCTCAATTTTCCACTGAGGAACTGAGGAAAGCCGTGTCTGGAGTGACGGAACAAGTGGAAAAGTTCGATAAACTGCAATTACTCAAATCTGGAG gccACAGTGCCTCGTTGGCCGAGCCAAAGACCAGAGAAGACTTTATGAAAT ATTTCTGTCAGCTGACTCTGGATCCAAACACGGCACACCATCGGCTCCGTCTGTCTGAGGAGAACAGAAAAGTGACGGTGACTCGTCAGGCTCAAAACGCTCCTGATCATCCCGAGAGATTTGACATGATACAGCAAGTTCTGTGTAAAGAGGCTCTCTCGGGGCGTTGTTACTGGGAGGTCGAGCAGGTTAGCCAGTGCAATTCTACAATCGCGGTCGCTTATAAAAGCGTCAGCAGGAAAGGCCAGAGCAACGAGTCTAGCTTCGAGCAAAACGACAAGTCCTGGTGTTTCACTTGTTTTAAGTCGAATTACTTCTTCCGACACAATAACAGGAGCATCGAGGTCCCTGTAGAGTCATTCtcctccagaataggagtgtatCTGGATCACAAGGCAGGAACGCTGTCCTTCTACAGTGTCTCGGACACCGTGACTCTTCTCCACAGGGTCCAaaccacattcactcagcccCTCTATGCTGGCTTTCAGATTTACGGTTATAATAACTATTTTCGAATATGTGGTCCTAATCTGTAA